The proteins below come from a single Chryseobacterium nepalense genomic window:
- a CDS encoding (Fe-S)-binding protein yields the protein MDFNIKTMAEYAAEGKSPEVLFWVGCAGSFDDRAKKITKAFCKILNKIGVEFAVLGQEESCTGDPAKRAGNEFVFQMMALTNIEVLNAYEVKKIVTACPHCFNTLKNEYPSLGGNYEVIHHTQFLRNLMEEGRLKIEGGAFRGKKITFHDPCYLGRANDEYEAPRALLEKLDAELVEMKRCKTNGLCCGAGGAQMFKEPEKGNKDINIERTEEALSFEPKVIATGCPFCNTMMTDGVKHFNKNHEVAVKDIVELLAEAEDL from the coding sequence ATGGATTTCAATATAAAAACAATGGCAGAATATGCTGCCGAAGGTAAATCACCGGAAGTTCTGTTCTGGGTAGGCTGCGCCGGGAGTTTTGACGACCGTGCCAAGAAAATAACGAAAGCATTTTGTAAAATTTTAAATAAAATCGGAGTTGAATTCGCTGTTTTAGGACAGGAGGAAAGCTGTACCGGAGATCCGGCAAAACGCGCCGGAAATGAATTCGTCTTCCAGATGATGGCTTTAACGAATATTGAAGTTCTTAATGCTTATGAAGTTAAGAAAATTGTTACGGCTTGTCCGCATTGCTTCAATACCCTTAAAAACGAATATCCAAGTCTGGGTGGAAACTATGAAGTTATTCATCACACGCAGTTTCTCAGAAACCTGATGGAAGAAGGAAGGCTGAAAATTGAAGGCGGGGCTTTCAGAGGAAAAAAGATTACTTTCCATGACCCATGTTATCTGGGACGGGCAAATGATGAATACGAAGCGCCCAGAGCTTTGCTGGAAAAGCTGGATGCTGAACTCGTAGAAATGAAACGTTGCAAAACAAACGGATTATGTTGTGGTGCAGGAGGTGCTCAAATGTTTAAAGAGCCGGAAAAAGGAAATAAAGATATTAATATTGAACGTACGGAAGAGGCTTTGTCTTTTGAACCTAAAGTCATTGCAACCGGATGCCCTTTCTGCAATACCATGATGACAGATGGCGTGAAACATTTTAATAAAAATCACGAAGTTGCCGTAAAAGATATTGTAGAACTGTTGGCTGAAGCTGAAGATTTATAA
- a CDS encoding 4Fe-4S dicluster domain-containing protein, giving the protein MQYIAHIIFLILLIVGFGLFAKSLQKIYRNIRLGREINRSDRKGERWETMVRVAMGQSKMTKRPVAGILHLFVYVGFIIINFELIEIVVDGIFGTHRFLATIFGNTFYSYFTATLEVLALLVIIGVVIFFIRRNFYGVKRLTMKELFGWPKEDANWILIIEFALMVAFFTMNASDSILQARGYDHFARLGSFPISQITFVPFLEVFSFDNGFLFGIERAAWWFHFVGILFFMNYLYYSKHLHIILAFPSTWYANLEKKGKFNNLDSVTQEIKLMMDPNADPYAAPAGGDAEAPSKFGAEDIFDLNQVQLLNAYSCTECGRCTAVCPANITGKKLSPRLILMKTRDRLEEVGRNIDKNGKFEDDGKKLLNDYITKEELWACTTCNACTEACPVLLDPLSIIFDMRRFLVMEQSAAPQELNLMMANVENNAAPWQYNQADRLNWAKD; this is encoded by the coding sequence ATGCAATATATCGCTCATATTATTTTTCTGATTTTATTAATTGTGGGTTTTGGCCTCTTCGCAAAAAGCTTGCAAAAGATTTATAGAAATATCAGATTAGGACGTGAAATTAACCGAAGCGACAGAAAGGGTGAACGCTGGGAAACCATGGTTAGGGTGGCAATGGGGCAAAGCAAAATGACAAAACGCCCTGTAGCAGGAATTCTGCACCTTTTTGTATATGTCGGTTTTATTATTATCAATTTTGAACTTATAGAAATTGTTGTTGACGGAATTTTCGGAACGCATAGATTTCTGGCAACAATTTTCGGAAATACCTTCTACAGTTATTTTACGGCAACATTGGAAGTACTGGCATTATTGGTTATAATCGGTGTTGTAATATTCTTTATCAGAAGAAATTTTTACGGAGTAAAAAGGCTTACCATGAAAGAACTTTTCGGATGGCCTAAAGAAGATGCCAACTGGATTCTTATCATTGAGTTTGCTCTTATGGTAGCTTTCTTTACTATGAATGCTTCAGACTCTATTCTTCAGGCAAGAGGGTACGATCATTTTGCTCGTCTTGGATCATTCCCGATCAGTCAGATTACCTTTGTGCCTTTTTTAGAAGTTTTCAGTTTTGATAACGGATTCTTATTCGGTATTGAAAGAGCTGCATGGTGGTTTCACTTTGTGGGCATCCTATTCTTTATGAATTATCTTTATTATTCAAAACATTTACACATTATTTTAGCTTTTCCAAGTACTTGGTATGCCAATCTGGAGAAGAAAGGAAAATTCAATAATCTGGATTCCGTTACTCAGGAAATCAAATTAATGATGGATCCGAATGCAGACCCATATGCTGCTCCGGCCGGAGGTGATGCAGAAGCTCCTTCGAAATTCGGGGCGGAAGATATTTTTGACCTTAATCAGGTACAGTTATTAAATGCGTATTCCTGTACGGAATGTGGCCGTTGTACTGCTGTTTGTCCGGCAAATATTACCGGTAAAAAACTTTCTCCAAGGTTAATTTTAATGAAAACCCGGGATCGTCTTGAAGAGGTAGGGAGAAACATAGATAAAAACGGGAAGTTTGAGGATGATGGTAAAAAGCTGTTGAACGATTACATTACCAAAGAAGAACTTTGGGCATGTACTACTTGTAATGCTTGTACAGAAGCATGTCCGGTGTTGCTTGATCCGCTTTCCATTATTTTTGATATGAGAAGATTTCTGGTTATGGAACAGTCTGCTGCTCCTCAGGAATTGAATCTTATGATGGCAAATGTAGAAAACAATGCTGCTCCTTGGCAATACAACCAGGCGGACCGTCTGAATTGGGCAAAAGATTAA
- a CDS encoding MlaD family protein → MKFSKELKAGIIALIAIVGFVILFQFMKGRSLFTTDNIFYAKYDNVEGLAQSAPVSINGLKVGQVDKIIPNTSKDGKIDFLVKITVDNNFEFSKNSTLEIFEPGLMSGKEMRINLMYGGPTAKDGDTLKGAFKLGTLGSLSSQVGPVKDQLQTVLYRVDSLMSSANQVVNAQNREEIRLLLANLNKTVAALQTTAGSVNSLVGHNDPKLQKVLDDASLTMQSGKVTLDKYGNLAESIDTQKLNATIANLDATVGKLNEVVAGINNGQGSLGKLMKDEELYNNLNSASTNLNSLIEDVKANPKRYVNFSVFGKNSKD, encoded by the coding sequence GTGAAGTTCAGTAAAGAATTAAAAGCTGGGATAATCGCATTGATAGCCATTGTAGGCTTTGTGATACTTTTCCAATTTATGAAAGGCAGAAGCCTTTTTACTACCGATAATATATTTTACGCAAAATATGATAACGTGGAAGGGCTCGCCCAGTCTGCACCGGTTTCCATTAACGGATTAAAAGTAGGGCAGGTGGATAAGATCATTCCCAATACTTCCAAAGACGGGAAAATTGATTTCCTGGTGAAAATTACGGTTGACAATAATTTTGAATTTTCAAAAAACTCAACACTTGAGATTTTCGAGCCAGGCTTAATGTCCGGAAAAGAAATGAGAATCAATCTGATGTACGGAGGTCCTACGGCTAAAGACGGAGATACTTTAAAAGGAGCATTTAAGCTCGGAACTTTAGGGAGTCTTTCTTCTCAGGTAGGCCCTGTTAAAGATCAGCTGCAGACCGTTTTGTATAGAGTAGATTCTTTAATGTCTAGTGCAAACCAGGTGGTAAATGCCCAAAATAGAGAAGAAATCAGATTGTTGCTGGCTAATCTTAATAAAACAGTAGCTGCTCTGCAAACCACAGCAGGAAGTGTGAACAGCCTTGTAGGCCATAACGATCCTAAGCTCCAGAAAGTTTTGGATGACGCAAGCCTTACCATGCAAAGCGGTAAAGTAACATTGGATAAATACGGTAATCTTGCAGAAAGTATTGATACACAAAAACTGAATGCTACGATTGCTAATCTTGATGCTACCGTAGGAAAGCTTAATGAAGTAGTGGCCGGAATAAATAACGGACAGGGAAGTTTAGGAAAACTGATGAAAGATGAGGAATTGTACAATAATCTAAATTCTGCATCCACCAACCTGAATTCATTAATTGAAGATGTGAAGGCAAATCCTAAGAGGTATGTTAATTTTTCAGTATTCGGGAAAAATAGTAAAGACTAA
- a CDS encoding peptidylprolyl isomerase, whose translation MAILGQIRSRPWLLMGVIALALLAFLVNPDSIEKVFGKNPDVLGKVNGEKITREEFNDQLFVLQQQADQQGQPKTGLEEQAWQLLVQSKLIKQQFEKMGFEMTEDYFWNQLQYDQMFAQQKQFFDEKGNFKTQELKKQIEDMKAGSPEGYNQWMKSRKSIEYRLMARQVFANISQGITTGKKEAEALMKQRDQLADIDFVKIDYATYLQKNNIKVTTEDLANYIKQHPVMFKAEESRNIGVVYFPSQPSAADDAATQKEINKLFSAGTDASGGTENFQNTKNDSMFVMANSDMPYNPQYLKPNQLPQTIQAQIPSAAIGQTFGPYKEQNFYVVSKLLDKKTSDSTLSRHILIAFKGSPAGEGVTRSKEQAKKLADSIGAIVKANPGKFTEFLKLSNDPNSAAQGGSLGWTTPETPFVPEFLTYLANNPKGATGVVETQFGYHIINIEDKKPGAMSYKVANLVKAVKPSDATEAEVNKKASRFVQQVQGKSFNDFVNIAKKANYQFSNPKQAKRFDGQLQGLGTEKDPEILAWAFDKKREKGDTELFTVDGTGDKIVVYLNGKQEKGSADPESVRDQIEVVVKNKLAAKQISEKIGKAGSLDQIAKQFGTTKQSAQVNLLNPSVAGSMEPKVAGAAFGVAKGKISNPVEGGTGVYVLVKKNETVNKQPGDLKQFTESVTQRNSGMFGQAWLKSLQDNADIKDYRIEIWNKLGTQQQ comes from the coding sequence ATGGCAATTTTAGGACAAATTAGGAGTAGACCTTGGCTTTTGATGGGAGTAATTGCACTGGCGCTTTTGGCGTTCCTTGTAAACCCAGACAGTATCGAAAAGGTTTTCGGTAAAAATCCTGATGTTTTAGGAAAAGTAAATGGTGAGAAAATTACCCGTGAAGAGTTTAACGACCAGCTTTTCGTACTGCAGCAGCAGGCAGATCAGCAGGGGCAGCCGAAGACCGGTCTTGAAGAGCAGGCTTGGCAGTTGCTGGTACAGTCTAAACTCATCAAACAACAATTCGAGAAGATGGGCTTCGAAATGACGGAAGATTATTTCTGGAATCAACTTCAGTATGATCAGATGTTTGCTCAGCAGAAGCAGTTTTTCGACGAAAAAGGAAACTTCAAAACCCAGGAGCTTAAAAAACAGATTGAAGATATGAAAGCTGGTTCGCCGGAAGGATACAACCAGTGGATGAAAAGCAGAAAATCTATTGAATACAGATTGATGGCGAGACAGGTTTTTGCTAATATTTCCCAGGGAATCACAACCGGGAAAAAAGAAGCAGAAGCTTTAATGAAGCAGAGAGATCAGCTGGCTGATATCGATTTCGTAAAGATTGATTATGCAACTTACCTTCAGAAAAATAATATTAAAGTTACCACTGAAGATCTTGCCAATTATATCAAGCAGCATCCTGTAATGTTCAAAGCTGAAGAAAGCAGAAACATCGGAGTGGTTTATTTTCCTTCCCAGCCAAGTGCAGCGGATGATGCTGCCACGCAGAAAGAAATCAACAAATTATTCTCTGCAGGAACGGATGCAAGCGGCGGTACGGAAAATTTCCAGAATACAAAGAATGATTCTATGTTTGTGATGGCCAATTCCGATATGCCTTACAATCCTCAGTATCTGAAACCAAATCAGTTGCCGCAGACTATTCAGGCGCAGATTCCATCTGCTGCTATCGGACAGACTTTCGGTCCTTATAAAGAACAAAATTTCTATGTAGTGTCTAAACTTTTAGACAAAAAGACATCTGACTCAACTTTGTCAAGACATATTCTTATTGCTTTTAAAGGAAGCCCGGCGGGAGAGGGTGTTACAAGATCCAAAGAACAGGCTAAAAAACTGGCGGATTCTATTGGTGCAATTGTGAAAGCTAATCCAGGGAAATTTACAGAATTCCTGAAATTATCAAACGACCCGAATTCAGCAGCTCAGGGAGGAAGCCTTGGATGGACAACTCCGGAAACGCCTTTCGTACCGGAATTCCTTACCTACCTTGCTAACAATCCTAAAGGAGCAACAGGAGTGGTAGAAACTCAGTTCGGATATCATATCATCAATATCGAAGATAAAAAGCCGGGTGCAATGAGCTATAAAGTTGCCAATCTTGTAAAAGCAGTAAAACCTTCTGATGCTACCGAAGCAGAGGTAAACAAAAAAGCCAGCAGATTCGTTCAGCAGGTTCAGGGAAAATCGTTTAACGATTTTGTAAATATTGCTAAGAAAGCAAACTATCAGTTCTCAAATCCTAAGCAGGCAAAAAGATTTGATGGTCAGCTTCAAGGTTTAGGAACAGAAAAAGATCCTGAAATCCTTGCATGGGCATTTGATAAAAAGAGAGAAAAAGGTGATACCGAGCTGTTTACCGTGGACGGAACAGGAGACAAAATCGTAGTATACCTGAACGGGAAGCAGGAAAAAGGTTCTGCAGATCCTGAATCTGTGAGAGACCAGATTGAAGTAGTAGTGAAAAATAAACTTGCTGCAAAGCAGATTTCTGAGAAAATCGGAAAAGCTGGAAGCCTGGATCAGATTGCTAAGCAATTCGGAACCACAAAACAGTCTGCACAGGTTAATCTTTTAAATCCTTCAGTAGCTGGTTCTATGGAACCTAAAGTTGCAGGAGCAGCGTTCGGAGTAGCAAAAGGAAAAATTTCTAATCCGGTTGAAGGCGGAACAGGTGTTTACGTTTTGGTAAAAAAGAATGAGACAGTAAATAAACAACCTGGAGATCTTAAACAATTCACAGAATCTGTTACCCAGAGAAATTCAGGAATGTTCGGGCAGGCTTGGCTGAAAAGCTTACAGGACAATGCTGATATCAAAGACTACAGAATTGAAATCTGGAATAAATTAGGCACTCAACAGCAATAA
- the lon gene encoding endopeptidase La → MTEFEDISLEEMISDGFDIVAEEINLSDLAETEKNSEQKIFPVLPVRNMVMFPNVVIPITAGRKTSIQLLEEAQKNGDFIGIVSQKNSDLEQPSEKDIFQVGTLAKIIKIIKLPEGNITAITKGFHRFKIKKIVEKQPYFKAEISKLKDGKPKNKEEYEALLENVKDLALKIIELDPNIPNAANFAIKNINNNDDLLNFICTNANFPSTEKQKLLEEKNLMERANKCYEMMHEDFRKLELRNQIHQKTSKDLDKQQREYFLNQQIRTIQEELGGGPESDVEELIAKAKKKTWSQEVEEHFQKEINRLQRQNPNSPDYNVQRNYLDFFTDLPWETYTKDTFDIERAQKILDKAHFGLEDIKKRILEHMAVLKLKNNMKSPILLLVGPPGVGKTSLGKSVADALGRKYVRVSLGGLHDESEIRGHRKTYIGAMAGRILQSIKKSETSNPVIVLDEIDKVGKGMHGDPSSALLEVLDPEQNKSFYDNFLEMGYDLSKVMFIATANSLSTIQTPLLDRMEIIQITGYTLEEKIEIAKRHLIKKQQEENGLDSKSFKLGNSELKHIIEAHTSESGVRSLEKRLAAIARWAALQTALVKEYDPKISIEKIDEILGVPRPKSLSELTDVPGVVTGLAWTSVGGDILFIESITSNGKGSLTMTGNLGTVMKESATIALEYIKAKHDDLGISQDDIEKKNIHVHVPEGATPKDGPSAGIAMLTSMVSSFKNKKVKPHLAMTGEITLRGKVLPVGGIKEKLLAATRAGIKEVILCEANRKDVEEIKKDYLKNLKVHYVSWMNEVLELAVEK, encoded by the coding sequence ATGACAGAGTTTGAAGATATAAGTTTAGAAGAAATGATAAGTGACGGATTTGATATTGTAGCTGAAGAGATCAACCTTTCCGATCTTGCAGAAACAGAGAAAAATTCCGAACAAAAAATATTTCCGGTTCTTCCCGTAAGGAATATGGTGATGTTCCCGAATGTGGTTATCCCCATAACAGCCGGAAGAAAAACATCCATACAGCTTCTGGAGGAAGCACAAAAAAACGGCGATTTTATAGGAATTGTAAGCCAGAAAAATTCTGACTTAGAACAGCCATCTGAAAAAGATATTTTCCAGGTAGGTACACTTGCCAAAATCATTAAGATTATAAAGCTTCCTGAAGGCAATATTACGGCTATTACAAAAGGATTTCATCGGTTTAAGATTAAAAAAATCGTTGAAAAGCAACCTTATTTTAAGGCAGAGATATCAAAGCTAAAAGACGGAAAGCCAAAAAACAAGGAAGAATACGAAGCATTGCTGGAAAATGTGAAAGATCTTGCGTTAAAGATTATCGAACTTGATCCTAATATCCCTAATGCGGCCAATTTTGCCATCAAAAACATCAATAATAATGATGACCTGCTTAATTTCATCTGCACCAACGCCAACTTCCCTTCTACCGAAAAGCAAAAACTTCTTGAGGAGAAAAACCTTATGGAAAGGGCTAATAAGTGCTATGAAATGATGCATGAAGATTTCAGAAAACTGGAGCTGAGAAATCAGATTCATCAGAAAACTTCCAAAGATCTCGATAAACAGCAGCGTGAATATTTCCTGAATCAACAGATCAGAACCATCCAGGAGGAACTTGGTGGCGGCCCGGAAAGTGATGTTGAAGAACTAATCGCTAAAGCTAAAAAGAAAACCTGGAGCCAGGAAGTTGAAGAGCATTTTCAAAAAGAGATTAACCGCCTGCAGCGTCAGAATCCTAATTCTCCGGATTATAATGTTCAGAGAAATTACCTGGATTTCTTTACCGATCTTCCATGGGAAACGTACACCAAAGATACTTTTGACATTGAGAGAGCGCAGAAAATTTTAGATAAAGCACATTTCGGACTGGAAGACATCAAAAAAAGGATCCTGGAACATATGGCTGTTTTAAAACTTAAAAACAACATGAAATCTCCTATTCTTCTTTTGGTGGGACCTCCGGGTGTGGGAAAAACATCTCTCGGAAAATCCGTTGCCGATGCCTTGGGAAGAAAATATGTACGGGTTTCTCTGGGCGGGCTGCATGATGAAAGTGAAATCCGTGGACACAGAAAAACATACATCGGAGCGATGGCAGGAAGAATTCTTCAGTCTATTAAAAAATCAGAAACTTCAAATCCTGTAATTGTTCTGGATGAGATTGATAAAGTAGGAAAAGGAATGCACGGTGATCCGAGTTCCGCACTCCTGGAAGTACTTGATCCTGAGCAAAATAAATCATTCTACGACAATTTTCTTGAAATGGGCTATGATTTGTCCAAAGTAATGTTTATTGCCACAGCAAATTCCCTATCAACGATTCAGACACCTTTGCTTGACAGAATGGAAATTATTCAGATTACAGGATACACTTTGGAAGAAAAAATCGAAATCGCCAAACGACATTTAATCAAGAAACAACAGGAAGAAAACGGCCTCGATTCCAAATCATTTAAACTTGGAAACAGTGAGCTTAAGCATATTATTGAAGCACATACTTCAGAGAGCGGGGTAAGAAGCCTTGAAAAAAGACTTGCAGCCATCGCAAGATGGGCAGCACTGCAAACAGCTTTGGTAAAAGAATATGACCCAAAAATCTCCATTGAAAAAATTGATGAAATCTTAGGTGTTCCGAGACCTAAAAGCCTGTCTGAACTTACCGACGTACCAGGCGTTGTTACCGGGCTTGCATGGACAAGCGTAGGCGGCGATATCCTTTTTATTGAAAGCATCACCAGCAACGGAAAAGGCTCGCTTACCATGACCGGAAATCTGGGAACGGTAATGAAAGAATCTGCAACCATCGCCCTGGAATATATTAAAGCTAAACATGATGACCTGGGAATTTCTCAGGACGACATTGAAAAGAAGAATATCCATGTTCACGTTCCGGAAGGAGCAACTCCTAAGGACGGTCCATCTGCAGGGATTGCCATGCTTACTTCGATGGTTTCTTCATTTAAAAATAAAAAAGTAAAGCCTCATCTTGCCATGACCGGTGAGATTACGCTGAGAGGAAAAGTACTTCCGGTAGGCGGAATTAAAGAAAAGCTGCTTGCTGCAACAAGAGCGGGAATCAAAGAAGTTATTCTTTGTGAGGCCAACAGAAAAGATGTAGAAGAAATAAAAAAGGATTATTTAAAAAATCTGAAAGTTCATTATGTAAGCTGGATGAATGAAGTGCTGGAACTCGCCGTTGAAAAATAG
- a CDS encoding AI-2E family transporter, whose translation MNLLRLPFLVKLALVIVSIIGFGYLLALGESILAPFFLAFLMAMIFLPFANFLEQKLKFPRSFSTIFSVMILLIVITSLIFFFGSQISSFSKDIPQLTEQATHVFHDLQRWVSRTFNVKIDEQFAYLDEGLKKLLSSTGIILGFTLGIFSTGLGFLAFFILFFIFILNYRRILNNFIVNVFTEKHKSSVQEVVSEVRIMTKRYIIGLCLQVIIVSILTTTVLTILGVKYAILLGVLTGLLNIIPYIGIFISLLISCFIAFATNTPSTCIYVAIGYIIVHAIDGNIILPFVVGSKVKINALFSFIGILVGEHLWGIAGMFLCIPAIAIIKIIFERVEGLQPWGKLLGEEEKPDKKKKKYKISKNITLKEMD comes from the coding sequence ATGAATTTACTTCGGCTTCCTTTTCTCGTAAAGCTTGCGCTGGTTATTGTTTCCATAATAGGATTTGGATATCTTTTAGCTTTGGGCGAAAGCATTCTTGCACCGTTTTTTTTAGCATTTCTTATGGCCATGATATTTTTGCCATTTGCTAATTTTCTGGAACAGAAATTAAAATTTCCAAGATCATTTTCTACCATATTTTCTGTAATGATTTTGCTGATTGTGATTACAAGTCTTATCTTTTTCTTTGGCTCCCAGATTTCGAGTTTCAGTAAAGACATTCCCCAGCTTACAGAGCAGGCAACACATGTTTTTCATGATCTCCAAAGATGGGTTTCCAGAACATTTAATGTGAAAATTGATGAGCAGTTTGCCTATCTGGACGAAGGCTTAAAGAAACTGTTATCTTCTACAGGCATTATTTTAGGGTTTACCCTGGGAATTTTTTCTACAGGATTAGGATTTTTAGCTTTCTTTATTTTATTTTTCATATTCATTTTAAATTACAGAAGAATTTTAAATAATTTTATTGTTAATGTTTTCACCGAAAAGCATAAAAGCAGTGTTCAGGAAGTCGTTTCGGAAGTTAGAATAATGACAAAAAGATATATTATCGGGCTTTGTCTTCAGGTGATTATTGTTTCGATTCTTACAACAACTGTCCTTACCATACTGGGAGTAAAATATGCTATTCTGCTTGGAGTTCTTACCGGTTTGCTTAATATAATTCCTTATATAGGCATTTTCATTTCGCTCCTTATTTCCTGTTTTATCGCTTTTGCAACCAATACTCCGTCCACATGCATTTACGTTGCTATAGGATATATTATTGTTCATGCCATAGACGGAAACATTATCCTTCCTTTTGTAGTAGGATCAAAAGTAAAAATCAACGCCTTATTTTCTTTTATAGGCATTCTGGTTGGTGAACATCTGTGGGGAATTGCAGGCATGTTTTTATGTATTCCGGCCATTGCCATCATTAAAATTATCTTTGAAAGAGTTGAAGGACTTCAGCCGTGGGGAAAATTACTCGGTGAAGAAGAAAAACCGGATAAGAAAAAGAAAAAATATAAAATCTCTAAAAATATAACCCTAAAAGAGATGGATTAA
- a CDS encoding DoxX family protein: protein MKAVKFILSLLFGLMFINAGLNKFFNYMPMEKPTPEQMKVFSAFGEIAWLMPLVGAVEVIGGLLFIFPKTRALGAIVILPVMVGIVAHVFTLDKSPMGMAIAGVMFLINLWMIIDNREKYKHLVS from the coding sequence ATGAAAGCTGTAAAATTTATCCTGTCTCTTCTTTTCGGATTAATGTTTATTAATGCCGGATTAAACAAATTTTTCAATTACATGCCAATGGAAAAACCGACTCCTGAGCAAATGAAAGTTTTTAGTGCTTTTGGGGAAATTGCTTGGCTGATGCCATTGGTAGGTGCCGTTGAAGTCATCGGCGGACTGCTGTTCATCTTTCCAAAAACGAGAGCTTTAGGAGCTATTGTCATTTTACCCGTTATGGTAGGAATTGTCGCGCATGTATTTACCTTAGACAAATCACCAATGGGAATGGCGATTGCCGGAGTTATGTTTCTTATCAACCTCTGGATGATTATAGACAACAGAGAAAAATACAAACATCTGGTGAGCTGA
- a CDS encoding acyl-CoA dehydrogenase family protein, translating to MSNTFSKIRNAIELFRSIDFDQLSTISQKVNLPKLMENFSKLDDKQLSGMMKMLDPNKKKKELPPIDGDFYDIYHTLSPEQREIQLKVRAFMEKEVRPLVNHYWLRDEFPHELIPKFQKLNICGVTYEGYGCPGLPFLMEGVLAMEMARVDASIATFFGVQSGLSMGSIYICGSEEQKQKWLPQMQKFEKIGAFGLTEPEVGSGAAGGLTVTCKKTPEGWVLNGQKKWIGNATFADVIIIWARDLDDGEVKGFIVEKDNPGYSVEKIKGKMALRIVQNGLITLKDCMITEENRLQNANSFKDTAKVLRMTRAGVAWMATGCARGAYESALDYTRKREQFGKPIASFQMIQGHLVEMLSNLTAMQTMVFRLSEMQDEGILKDEHASLAKVFCTMRTRDIVSRAREVMGGNGILLEYDVARFVADAEAIYSYEGTKEINSLIVGRSITGFSAFV from the coding sequence ATGTCAAATACTTTTTCCAAAATCAGAAATGCAATAGAATTATTCAGATCCATAGACTTTGACCAGCTGAGTACAATTTCTCAAAAGGTAAATCTTCCCAAGTTGATGGAGAATTTCTCCAAGCTAGACGATAAGCAGCTTTCCGGAATGATGAAAATGCTCGATCCCAATAAAAAGAAAAAAGAACTTCCACCCATCGATGGCGACTTTTACGACATTTATCATACGTTGAGCCCGGAGCAAAGAGAAATTCAGCTTAAAGTAAGAGCGTTTATGGAAAAAGAAGTAAGGCCTTTGGTTAATCATTACTGGCTGAGAGACGAATTTCCACATGAATTAATACCGAAATTTCAGAAACTGAATATTTGCGGCGTTACCTATGAAGGGTATGGGTGTCCCGGATTGCCTTTCCTGATGGAAGGCGTTCTGGCTATGGAAATGGCAAGAGTAGATGCTTCTATTGCTACTTTTTTCGGAGTGCAGTCCGGTCTTTCTATGGGTTCGATTTATATCTGCGGTTCTGAAGAGCAAAAGCAAAAGTGGCTTCCGCAAATGCAGAAATTCGAAAAAATAGGAGCTTTTGGCTTAACGGAGCCTGAAGTCGGTTCCGGAGCAGCAGGTGGCTTAACGGTAACCTGTAAGAAAACGCCTGAAGGCTGGGTTCTGAACGGACAGAAAAAGTGGATCGGGAATGCAACTTTTGCCGATGTTATTATTATCTGGGCCAGAGATCTTGATGATGGCGAAGTAAAAGGATTTATTGTTGAAAAAGATAATCCCGGATATTCGGTAGAGAAAATAAAGGGGAAAATGGCTTTGAGAATCGTTCAAAACGGATTGATTACCCTAAAAGATTGTATGATTACTGAAGAAAACAGATTGCAAAATGCAAATTCTTTTAAAGATACCGCGAAAGTATTACGGATGACGAGGGCAGGAGTGGCCTGGATGGCAACCGGTTGCGCCAGAGGAGCGTATGAAAGTGCTTTGGATTATACTAGGAAAAGAGAACAGTTCGGTAAACCGATTGCTTCTTTCCAGATGATTCAGGGACATCTAGTGGAAATGCTTTCCAATCTTACGGCAATGCAGACAATGGTTTTCAGACTTTCCGAAATGCAGGATGAAGGAATTTTGAAAGATGAACACGCTTCTCTCGCAAAAGTTTTCTGTACCATGAGAACGAGGGATATCGTATCAAGAGCAAGAGAAGTCATGGGCGGAAACGGAATCCTCCTTGAATATGACGTAGCTAGATTCGTAGCAGATGCGGAAGCTATTTATTCTTACGAAGGAACCAAAGAAATCAATTCTTTGATTGTGGGAAGATCAATTACCGGCTTTAGTGCATTTGTATGA